The following nucleotide sequence is from Barnesiella viscericola DSM 18177.
CGACTGACCGGACGGGGTGTCGGATTGTTCCCGGCACCCCGTTTCGATACCGCCGCGACGGCCCGTTGATTTTTCTTAGAGGCTCTTCGTTATTATTTGATAAAAAAAGAAGATAAATACCCGCAAAACAGCTATTTTTGTAAATCATTATCGTCGATATATGGATATGAAATCAAATAGCCCCGACAAACAACTGAACCTGGACAAGCGTTACATACGCATGGCGCAAATCTGGGCCGAAAACTCTTACTGCCAGCGGCGTAAGGTAGGAGCCTTGATTGTCAAGGATAAAATGATAATCTCCGACGGCTACAACGGTACACCGGCCGGATTTGAAAACTGCTGCGAGGACGAGACGGGTCACACCTTCCCCTTCGTGTTGCACGCCGAGGCCAACGCCATCACCAAGGTGGCCCGCAGCAACAACAGCAGCGACGGAGCTACCCTGTATGTAACCTCATCGCCCTGCATCGAGTGTGCCAAACTGATAATCCAGTCGGGTATCAAACGGGTAGTTTTCTCGGAATATTACCGACTGCAAGACGGCATCGACCTCTTGCGACGGGCCGGTATCACCGTCGATTTCATCGACCCGCAAGCCGATGACGAAACACCGCAAACCTCGGGACAATAAAACGAAGTATCATCTTCATTGGGTCACTGTAAAAAACCGGAAAATCGAAAAGAACGATACCGAGCAGCCTTGCCAAGTGGAGAGACGACAACCCTCCATTGACCCAAGCCTGCTCCCTATCGCAGAAATCCAAAATACAAGAACGCGTTTAATTATTTATCCGCACCGATTATGAACAACAAACAAGCTCGTTTCGTCTGGGTCCCCCTGCTCGTAGCCGTCGCTGTCGTGGGAGGCATTTTGATCGGACGATTCTTCTCTTCTGAAATTCCCTTCGGCAACAGCGCGCGATACGACAAAATCGAGAGCCTGCTGCAATGTATCGAGCAACAGTATGTCGACACCGTAAACCGGGCCGACCTGATTGAGAATGTCATGCCCAAGATTTTGGGCGAACTCGACCCCCACTCGGCCTATATCCCGGCCAAAGACCTGGAAAGCGTCAATGAGGAGTTGGAGGGCTCGTTCAGCGGAATAGGGATTCAGTTCAATATCCTCAACGACACCATCAACGTGGTGAGCGTGATACCCGGAGGCCCCTCCGAAAAGGTGGGTATCCTGGCCGGCGACCGCATTGTGGCCGTCGACGACTCGGCCTATGTGGGCAAAGAGATTACCAACGAAGGGGTGATGAAGCACCTGAAAGGGCCCAAGGGATCGACCGTCAAGCTCGAAATTCTGCGC
It contains:
- a CDS encoding deoxycytidylate deaminase — translated: MDMKSNSPDKQLNLDKRYIRMAQIWAENSYCQRRKVGALIVKDKMIISDGYNGTPAGFENCCEDETGHTFPFVLHAEANAITKVARSNNSSDGATLYVTSSPCIECAKLIIQSGIKRVVFSEYYRLQDGIDLLRRAGITVDFIDPQADDETPQTSGQ